A single Triticum dicoccoides isolate Atlit2015 ecotype Zavitan chromosome 2A, WEW_v2.0, whole genome shotgun sequence DNA region contains:
- the LOC119354789 gene encoding uncharacterized protein LOC119354789 isoform X1, with product MGEPPSREGSYSSFPNSDDDEPETTGSERGGGGGGEDAHRPLPLRQQLVGACRADDRLRPLLTLNVSCSAAENRFISHLSQHFEVSEVGMLARCLCVPLVSLRVGKVDRHGPLLCPTTIRGKLSLGLLPSSSMRLTFSGDDGCSEELALLNEGLEVSELVIEEISADNSGRSFLIRISESKRLYYWCAEKSKECGMELLAKMKNLLQGRPTLSDLTGISNSRLDAFVTNLHAYLLAPSIGDAKLLGSSTDFLSNSSSQGQHLQPPSVVSRSSRSCTSAANATKASLIYQASLSPRSSTFKDGVPRTSCAKVVGREKLKRRGDWLGPSTALIDANPLIAKSVNPDSTSEVSDRDCSKNSVTPASSLDLPLSFPLLPPLYPLPEGSSENPFKPYYCWCPPCPSSLQYSVTPLHMPVTSVEPFPQSPLGSLVSNEVSSVSSFSAKLDTTNSPPSILHDPSLHLQLPTSIVPLHGSMVSTYPLLHLPFPTSPLVPVHGSQVPTFPLLHLPLPTSPFVSLHSSQVPTFTPLMSDPIVHVPVIDMCSSGQAYLVSCGPSITSPVPLLPSLKPLIPETESLVERSARETLMRLLASTPPSSNPQLVNILPAVLTDVPENISRSPNVNMHVGVHRNDLLLSSSWGANVIGSGMAAMELHSEDEVSSGHDAHAMVAFTEFDDINGDRDQPHFRRM from the exons ATGGGTGAGCCGCCGAGCCGAGAGGGATCCTATTCCTCCTTCCCCAACTCCGACGACGACGAGCCGGAGACCACCGGATCGGaacgaggagggggaggaggaggagaggatgcTCATCGCCCGCTGCCTCTGCGCCAGCAGCTCGTGGGGGCCTGCCGCGCCGACGACCGTCTCAGGCCTCTCCTCACCCTCAACGTCTCATGCTCCGCCGCCGAGAACCGCTTCATATCTCACCTCTCTCAG CACTTCGAGGTCTCGGAGGTGGGCATGCTGGCAAGGTGTCTCTGCGTTCCCCTCGTCTCGCTGCGCGTCGGCAAGGTTGACCGCCACGGTCCCCTCCTCTGCCCAACAACCATCAG AGGGAAGCTTAGCCTTGGCCTTCTGCCTTCATCGAGCATGCGCCTTACCTTCTCCGGTGACGATGGTTGTTCAGAGGAATTGGCTCTGTTGAACGAAGGCCTAGAAGTTTCAGAACTTGTGATTGAAGAAATATCAGCTGATAATTCTGGACGTTCTTTCCTTATCAGGATTTCAGAATCTAAAAGATTGTACTACTGGTGCGCTGAAAAGTCGAAGGAATGTGGAATGGAGCTTCTTGCAAAG ATGAAAAATCTACTTCAGGGCAGGCCAACCCTCTCTGATCTCACAGGCATCTCCAATTCCCGACTTGATGCTTTTGTTACTAATTTACATGCTTATCTTCTTGCACCAAGTATTGGAGATGCTAAATTGTTGGGATCATCTACTGACTTCCTCAGTAATTCAAGTTCACAAGGGCAACATTTACAGCCCCCATCAGTCGTTTCCAGGTCTTCAAGGTCTTGCACCTCTGCCGCTAATGCAACAAAAGCAAGCTTGATCTATCAAGCCAGTCTGAGTCCCAGATCCAGCACTTTTAAAGATGGGGTTCCAAGGACCTCTTGTGCAAAGGTTGTTGGAAGAGAGAAGCTGAAGCGGCGTGGGGACTGGTTGGGCCCATCAACTGCTCTAATCGATGCAAATCCTTTGATAGCAAAGAGTGTTAACCCTGATTCAACCAGTGAGGTGTCTGATAGGGACTGTTCAAAAAACAGTGTCACTCCCGCTTCTTCATTAGACTTGCCTCTTTCATTTCCCTTGCTGCCACCTCTTTATCCACTCCCAGAGGGTTCTTCAGAGAATCCATTTAAGCCTTACTATTGCTGGTGTCCGCCATGCCCATCGTCACTGCAGTACAGTGTAACCCCTCTGCATATGCCAGTTACATCTGTAGAACCATTTCCCCAGTCACCTTTGGGCTCACTGGTATCAAATGAAGTATCATCTGTCTCGTCATTTTCTGCAAAGTTGGATACAACTAATTCACCTCCATCTATACTGCACGATCCTTCACTTCACCTCCAGCTTCCTACTTCAATTGTTCCCCTGCATGGTTCTATGGTTTCAACATATCCGTTACTTCATCTGCCGTTTCCCACTTCACCTCTTGTTCCTGTACATGGTTCGCAGGTTCCAACATTTCCGTTGCTTCACCTGCCACTTCCTACTTCACCATTTGTTTCATTGCATAGCTCACAGGTTCCAACATTTACACCATTGATGTCTGATCCTATTGTGCATGTCCCAGTCATTGATATGTGTTCCTCCGGTCAGGCTTATTTGGTGAGTTGTGGTCCTTCTATAACTTCACCTGTTCCCCTGCTCCCTAGCTTGAAGCCTCTGATTCCAGAAACCGAATCGTTGGTTGAGAGGAGTGCTAGGGAAACACTAATGAGACTTTTAGCTTCGACACCACCATCAAGCAACCCCCAGCTGGTCAACATTCTCCCTGCAGTCCTTACTGATGTGCCTGAAAATATTTCTCGATCTCCTAAT GTGAACATGCATGTTGGTGTCCATCGCAACGACCTACTTCTTAGCTCATCTTGGGGTGCTAATGTGATTGGAAGTGGGATGGCAGCCATGGAGCTGCACTCAGAGGATGAGGTTTCCAGTGGGCATGATGCTCATGCAATGGTTGCGTTTACGGAATTTGATGATATCAACGGAGACCGTGATCAGCCCCATTTTCGGAGGATGTAG
- the LOC119354790 gene encoding uncharacterized protein LOC119354790 isoform X2 translates to MTYKVMEERCSEKELYMCQVLKYEDPVRQEAAVNMVPVDELKEKALISLAKETCEKGGIFPSASQLAICIIEHLICINFRHGVERRPRRAWLMSTREAGSSTEDETQDSRSLSCFS, encoded by the exons ATGACATACAAAGTGATGGAGGAGAGGTGTTCAGAGAAAGAGTTATACATGTGCCAGGTTCTGAAG TATGAGGATCCGGTGCGACAAGAAGCAGCTGTGAATATGGTTCCTGTAGATGAACTTAAGGAGAAGGCGCTTATTTCACTGGCCAAG GAAACATGTGAAAAAGGTGGGATCTTTCCGTCGGCTTCGCAGCTGGCTATATGCATCATAGAGCATCTAATCTGCATCAACTTTAGACATG GTGTGGAGCGTCGACCACGGCGAGCTTGGCTAATGTCAACACGTGAAG CTGGGTCAAGTACAGAAGACGAAACACAAGATTCAAGATCACTCTCTT GCTTCAGTTAG
- the LOC119354789 gene encoding proline-rich protein 36-like isoform X2, with protein MRLTFSGDDGCSEELALLNEGLEVSELVIEEISADNSGRSFLIRISESKRLYYWCAEKSKECGMELLAKMKNLLQGRPTLSDLTGISNSRLDAFVTNLHAYLLAPSIGDAKLLGSSTDFLSNSSSQGQHLQPPSVVSRSSRSCTSAANATKASLIYQASLSPRSSTFKDGVPRTSCAKVVGREKLKRRGDWLGPSTALIDANPLIAKSVNPDSTSEVSDRDCSKNSVTPASSLDLPLSFPLLPPLYPLPEGSSENPFKPYYCWCPPCPSSLQYSVTPLHMPVTSVEPFPQSPLGSLVSNEVSSVSSFSAKLDTTNSPPSILHDPSLHLQLPTSIVPLHGSMVSTYPLLHLPFPTSPLVPVHGSQVPTFPLLHLPLPTSPFVSLHSSQVPTFTPLMSDPIVHVPVIDMCSSGQAYLVSCGPSITSPVPLLPSLKPLIPETESLVERSARETLMRLLASTPPSSNPQLVNILPAVLTDVPENISRSPNVNMHVGVHRNDLLLSSSWGANVIGSGMAAMELHSEDEVSSGHDAHAMVAFTEFDDINGDRDQPHFRRM; from the exons ATGCGCCTTACCTTCTCCGGTGACGATGGTTGTTCAGAGGAATTGGCTCTGTTGAACGAAGGCCTAGAAGTTTCAGAACTTGTGATTGAAGAAATATCAGCTGATAATTCTGGACGTTCTTTCCTTATCAGGATTTCAGAATCTAAAAGATTGTACTACTGGTGCGCTGAAAAGTCGAAGGAATGTGGAATGGAGCTTCTTGCAAAG ATGAAAAATCTACTTCAGGGCAGGCCAACCCTCTCTGATCTCACAGGCATCTCCAATTCCCGACTTGATGCTTTTGTTACTAATTTACATGCTTATCTTCTTGCACCAAGTATTGGAGATGCTAAATTGTTGGGATCATCTACTGACTTCCTCAGTAATTCAAGTTCACAAGGGCAACATTTACAGCCCCCATCAGTCGTTTCCAGGTCTTCAAGGTCTTGCACCTCTGCCGCTAATGCAACAAAAGCAAGCTTGATCTATCAAGCCAGTCTGAGTCCCAGATCCAGCACTTTTAAAGATGGGGTTCCAAGGACCTCTTGTGCAAAGGTTGTTGGAAGAGAGAAGCTGAAGCGGCGTGGGGACTGGTTGGGCCCATCAACTGCTCTAATCGATGCAAATCCTTTGATAGCAAAGAGTGTTAACCCTGATTCAACCAGTGAGGTGTCTGATAGGGACTGTTCAAAAAACAGTGTCACTCCCGCTTCTTCATTAGACTTGCCTCTTTCATTTCCCTTGCTGCCACCTCTTTATCCACTCCCAGAGGGTTCTTCAGAGAATCCATTTAAGCCTTACTATTGCTGGTGTCCGCCATGCCCATCGTCACTGCAGTACAGTGTAACCCCTCTGCATATGCCAGTTACATCTGTAGAACCATTTCCCCAGTCACCTTTGGGCTCACTGGTATCAAATGAAGTATCATCTGTCTCGTCATTTTCTGCAAAGTTGGATACAACTAATTCACCTCCATCTATACTGCACGATCCTTCACTTCACCTCCAGCTTCCTACTTCAATTGTTCCCCTGCATGGTTCTATGGTTTCAACATATCCGTTACTTCATCTGCCGTTTCCCACTTCACCTCTTGTTCCTGTACATGGTTCGCAGGTTCCAACATTTCCGTTGCTTCACCTGCCACTTCCTACTTCACCATTTGTTTCATTGCATAGCTCACAGGTTCCAACATTTACACCATTGATGTCTGATCCTATTGTGCATGTCCCAGTCATTGATATGTGTTCCTCCGGTCAGGCTTATTTGGTGAGTTGTGGTCCTTCTATAACTTCACCTGTTCCCCTGCTCCCTAGCTTGAAGCCTCTGATTCCAGAAACCGAATCGTTGGTTGAGAGGAGTGCTAGGGAAACACTAATGAGACTTTTAGCTTCGACACCACCATCAAGCAACCCCCAGCTGGTCAACATTCTCCCTGCAGTCCTTACTGATGTGCCTGAAAATATTTCTCGATCTCCTAAT GTGAACATGCATGTTGGTGTCCATCGCAACGACCTACTTCTTAGCTCATCTTGGGGTGCTAATGTGATTGGAAGTGGGATGGCAGCCATGGAGCTGCACTCAGAGGATGAGGTTTCCAGTGGGCATGATGCTCATGCAATGGTTGCGTTTACGGAATTTGATGATATCAACGGAGACCGTGATCAGCCCCATTTTCGGAGGATGTAG
- the LOC119354790 gene encoding uncharacterized protein LOC119354790 isoform X1: MTYKVMEERCSEKELYMCQVLKYEDPVRQEAAVNMVPVDELKEKALISLAKETCEKGGIFPSASQLAICIIEHLICINFRHGVERRPRRAWLMSTREAGSSTEDETQDSRSLSFAILVIFLLR, encoded by the exons ATGACATACAAAGTGATGGAGGAGAGGTGTTCAGAGAAAGAGTTATACATGTGCCAGGTTCTGAAG TATGAGGATCCGGTGCGACAAGAAGCAGCTGTGAATATGGTTCCTGTAGATGAACTTAAGGAGAAGGCGCTTATTTCACTGGCCAAG GAAACATGTGAAAAAGGTGGGATCTTTCCGTCGGCTTCGCAGCTGGCTATATGCATCATAGAGCATCTAATCTGCATCAACTTTAGACATG GTGTGGAGCGTCGACCACGGCGAGCTTGGCTAATGTCAACACGTGAAG CTGGGTCAAGTACAGAAGACGAAACACAAGATTCAAGATCACTCTCTT TTGCCATTTTAGTCATATTTTTGCTGAGATAA